One Carettochelys insculpta isolate YL-2023 chromosome 1, ASM3395843v1, whole genome shotgun sequence genomic window, cgtctacaaacaccctacttcaaagtttaacttcaaagtagggcactactccattcctgggaatggagtaaggacttcataGTTGGGCTCCcttaagtaagggaaaatgtgtgtagactctctgctgcttcccttaagtaagggaaaatgtgtgtagactctctgctgcttcccttaaggaagggaaaatgggtgtagactctctgctggctactttgaagtagtgcctaactttagaagttaacatcaatgttagttcctagtgtaaacacaccctatGAAACTAAGAATTAGACCCTAAGAGTGACATCCAAAATCCATCTCAAGAAGATGCAATTATACAGCAATGCCAGCAGTAAGTCAAAAGCTCTCTCTAAAGTCTGGTAGCATAAGCAATGATGTAACCATGAAACTTTTCTGGCCATTTTACTGTACTAACTATTGTAAACAACGAATTTGGTATTCATGTGACTCAGTATAAGTTCCACGGGATCTCAGTATCAATCAACTGGACCTTTGTATTTCTCAAGTAAACACAATATACTGTCATTAAAAAGGAATCAGGTCAAGGGAGGGATACAAATTACTACAAAGCGTGGCTTACATTTTCTTCTTTATTCAGGAGAGTACAATGGTGAGTAAACAAAAAGGTTCAACATTTCTTTCAGCTCAAAATGTTTGTGCTTCTTTTGTCTCAGTTTATGGGGACAGTAAGTGTTGCGGGGCCAACCACATGTAACTACTACTGAGGATCTTGCCTGTACATTTTACAGCTGGATTGCCAAAGAATGAAATAATTACATCATTGTAGCCCTAAGTAGCATACTAGAGTGTGTCAGGCAACAGGTGGTTTAGAGTAAAAAAGATTACATGCTAGCCGTATGAAGCTAAGCATACATGTGTACAGTAGATGTCACATACTTCTGCAGACACAAACAAATTCATTCACAGACTATGCCACAGTATTTTAGTCCTGATAAGATTTCACGAGAATCCACATGAGGAGCACAGTTATGAGGACAATCATGAAGTTGAGGAAAAGCTCTTGCGTGGATCGGTCCATTTTCAGGAATGGCGAAGGCTAACAGTTGAAGCAAAAGGAAAAACCTCAGGAAATCCTCCAAGAGTGTCCTTGAGATCAGCGTCCAGATCAGAGCCTTGCCTGAAAAAAATCACCAACAAAACAGATCTATAAAGCTAGGAACCCTAACAGCTATATTTATCAGTACCAGTAAATGTTATCTGTCTTGCTAAGAGTTTGTGTGTGCTGCAGAAGTTAAAAAGCAAAGAGTCTCTCTACCAGCTTATCACCTTCTTTGATTTCTACCATTTGAGAAAACATGTTCTCAGTGTCACCCCAAAAATACATCTCACATAACAAGCAATCCTTGGAAGTCAGCTTTGACTtgcagttgtttaaaaaaaaaaacatttctgccATAGTTTCTTGAATTGATACTTACTACAAACATATTACTATTAAAATTACTAACATTCAAGCATGTATTACtgtcattattttaaaacaaggtAGCTAGAACTTTCTCTCTGATATTCAAATCTTCAGCTCTAATATTTACAcctctttttctcttttcattcCTTAATACaggttttattttaattctgCAAATATAACTTGGGAGAATCATTGATTTCAACCTGTCTTTCAATGTTGGGAAAAGAAAACTAGAAGGACGTTTGTTATGACTACAAAGGGAGAGGCAGGATTACCgttttgtttctgaaaaatatCAAAACTCATGGGCTAATGCTAGTAGATTAAATAGGATTTTCTCTGAGCTCTTCTGACTTTCCAGTTGGTATAGTTCTTTTAAGTTATAATGCCTCTTGAACTATATTCAAAATACTTTGAATcagcttttgttttttgtctgatTCATTGTAATCACAGATAGTCCAGATATTTGTATGTTTCTCCGGGTACACAAGGAAAATTGATAACATTTGTGATGAGTACTGTGCTACCTGATACTACTTgcgtaaataaaatgaaaacatgaaaaaaacaagaaaatgaaGTAAGTGTGGGaggtacgggggggggggggaaagttAGCCATGCAAACAAACTTTTAAAGGAGAagctaaatttaaaaataatgtctaTAATAAAAACAAGCACAAGCTCAATGTCCGCCTATAATGCAGATGGAAGGCTTTATCTGGAAATTGTCTTAGTTTAGgtaatgaaatattaaaaacCCAATATATGATGATGCAGTTATACAAATTCCTCCTGTTGCTCTATCAGCTTCTTATTTTAGTTATCTGAAGGAAAAGCCAGACCTAAAAAGTAACCCAAGATTTTACCTGAACAGGAGAAATGTAACAGTATGGAAGCTTCTGAAACCCTAGGTCAACGCAGATATTATTCCTTCCTCAGCTTCTGCCTGTCTCCCAGTGCAATCTGGATTCCCAGTCTCTGTGTTGGAACTAAAGTAGTCAGAGGGAGGAGAGCGGCAAGTATATTGGCAACAAAAGTGATGACATCaccaattaaatattttaaaaaggcaacaCTGGGCCTTGGGATTCAGTTAAGGCTATTTATGCAGTTGGGTGTATGGATGAATTTACATATGACCATTTCATTTCTTCCTCCAATGGACATCGTTAATGCTCGGGAGATGTACAAACTCTTTGGAACCAACTGGATTTTACAAACTTTTTTGTGCTTCAGATTTGCTAGTTTACATCTTTATCaataatggaaaaaaggtgcttgACACACACCCTGTTCATTTGCATGATCTGGACAAGAAGATTTCCAGTTTTTAGAAACTGAACAACATTCAGACTACATCATCTACGTTACTAGTACGGGCACCTGGTGCTGCCTTACATGCTTATTATAATCTCTATAACTTCTCGTGTTCACATACGTTTGGtgtaaaggagagagagagagacaactaaaacaaaatatttttctcactTGGATATGgagtaattaaataaaataatatttactaGACATACAGATTTGGGAATAAATTCAGGTATTTGAAAATCATGGCTAATTGCATTAGCCAAGCCCTGTTAACTGCCTCTCCTGTACTCTGCTGATTGTCCCATGTCCCCTGTTACTCTAACATTCCAAACCCTAGGGCTACTTGAAAGAATTTCCAGCAAAAATAAATGGCAGTCAAATATTTACTCCTGAAATGTGGAATTTCTTCCCTATAAATTACACCACTCCGCAGTCCAGCCAACATATCATGCCCACCTTACCACAGCTTTGCTACTTGGCAGCTTTAAAGATAGACACAcagcaataaaaatataattaaaatataaaagagCATTTTCTCAAGTAAATACATTTGAAAGAGAACATAACAATATGATGTAAAACAGAATTAGGCAAGATTCTGCTATCCTCACTCTACAGGGCTAGATTCAGACACCTCAGTTACACTAAATATCTTACATCCACAAATATTTCTATTACATCACTGAGACCACTACTGAATAAGGAGCATCTAACATGGGAACATCAGAATTTGGTTCAAGATAGGAAAGGCATTCAAACCTGTCCCTTACAATTACACCCAGTGGATTACGCAAATTATTTGCAAACACATATGACTGTGCTGCATTTAATTCACTAATTTTTTGTATCTAATAGCTACTGAGTTTTAGTGTGTACTCCATTATTTACTGATGTTATTTCTGAACAAGTAATACTGTCGCAGACAAGTCATACAATTAGCCCTCAGCGCAGACCATATGAGAGGCTGGGAAACGTGAGCCACAGTTCTCTTGTGGCACCAGTGCGAAGTGCATGTTAAAGAATTGACACGAAATGAAAAATGTTAGCCCATTTCAAtacactgaaatatttcagtgagAGTTGAACCagcccaaatcaaaatatttcttcGTGGTTTTGCCAACAGGAAAACGTTAATTTGAAAATTTTgacaaaactgaaattttcccAGGGAAAATTTTGGTATGTCAAAAGCTACATTTTCCACAAAAAATCATTATAATGGTTAGAGGCAACAGGTGAAGGGGATTCCAGAGGGGccaccagccacacacacccagtcCAGGAAAGATCTGAAATAACCCCCTTCCGCCTTCTTCCCACCCTTACTttgctcctgccccactcctgctcttccttctcctctggaAGCATCAAGCCATGTCCAATGAGTGCAGGGTTGGTTCCACCCTGTCCCCTGGAGTGGCATGGACCCAGAGCAGCATAAGCTAATACTGCACCACTccaggatgggggggtgcaatCACCCATGGACTCCCTGTGAAGGACAGTGATGCcaaaggaagaggcaggcaggggcagttCTGCCCCATTTCTGAGTGGTGTGGCCTGAAAGCAGCAAGAGCTAGAGCAAAGTGACTCTGTCTCAGATTTcactgctctgggggagggggaggactgcCCTCACACTCGCTGGAAGCATTGCAGCGCAGTTGGAAAGCAGCGCAGGCTGGGGCTGCTTTACTGCACTTTCACCCCCCATAGCTCTGatggtgagcgcaggaggggggtgggcactgggggagTCATGAGACCTCTTGTGCATCCCCCACATGTCACAGCTGGTGATGGTAAAAGCAGCTCTAGCCGCCACCATGGGGTCCATGTTGTCTTCTATGCAACTCGGTATGCCTGGCATTCCTCTCCTGCTCTGGCCTGCCAGCTTCTGCCTTTAGGCCTGCTCTACCCACAGTTCCTCTGAGAGCTGTATCAAACCTAGCCCTCTTTCTGCCAGgtgctaatgaagcacaaaaATTATAAATGTAGAATTGGTCTGTCACAGGCAAAACATGACCACTTCTTTTGCATCCCTTTATTTATGTCTATAGTATCCAAATAGGATCAGCTCCTTCACTCTTACTTGTGTAGTGTAGGCCCTTCCTCAGTGAGCTTTCATTGCCACTGCTTGTGGAATAAATTACTACTCAGTGCAAATAAAGTTGATAGATTCTAATTTTAAGGCCTAATCCTGCAATCAGAGGTACAGGAATCAAGGCTTGTGCTGACCTCAGCCATGTTGTCTTCAATACAAGGGGCTCCTCAAATGGTGCTATAACCAGGATAGGGGCTGTAGACCACAAGCTTCCTGGAGCAGAGATCTTGCCATCATGTGTGCTTGTCCAGAAAATAGTAGGCATACTTCTTTGACACTGCACAAATATAATTCAACAGCACTCTACCTAAATAGGCTTTTATACCTTCTTCAAGCAGAAGGAATTTATTTTTCCTCCTGCGAGATGAAACTTTTAGACATCTCATTTGAAAAAACTTTATATCACCACACCTGGCAAAGGAAGACCACTTCTGATTGGCAGATACAGTCCACAGTAACTTTAGAAGAGACAGCGTACAGTATTACATTTAGTTTTTGTGCCAACTGGCAGGATACCTACAAGCCTTGCAAAAATACCTTAAGATTAATGACCACCATGTTAGATATCATTAGATGGGGAGCAGTCATTGACTTGAACtgtataattttgaaaaaaatcaatgttttgcACTTTTTCTGCCTCAGGTTGGAGTCCACTCTCTAAAAATTACGTTGTCAACCTCTGAACCCTCTCACTAAGTTGCATCCCTGTTCTCTGAGACATATGAAAGACCATAAATGCAGTAGCAAAAAAAAGGATGCTTTATTTAAGCTAGTGATTTTGCCTTATCTTGGCTTTATCTAAACTGATAATTGAGCACCAAAGCCTTTGTTGGTCACAGGTGCTGAAAAAAACAGCCCAGAAGGACAAAAGCTTTGCCCTGGCAAGTACTAGTGCAAGAGTGGCCAATCCATGGCTcccaagccacatgcagctccatgaaatgcagctgctgcttggggggTCGCATGCCCCAACTGCTCACTGATGCTTTGCACAGGTGACCCGGTGTCTAGAAGCATGTGGCtgaggctctggtgagtcccaggcattgggttagagcagcggttcccaactttTCTGAGATGGTGACCCATTCTGACAAGTCAATacgactttgtgacccaaggaaATTCAAAtatggggggtggaggagggagggtggtTCTCCCCTGAGAAATTCTTTTATAAAACTTTATTTCtgttcctctcccagccccaggcttaaaccctttgCAGCCCCATAATGCCCCCCGCAACTCCTACCTCACACAAGCGCCACTGCTGctctcccacagctcctttgcCTGGGGCaccgcctccacctccacctcctctgcacagcttcccctcagccctcccattcccttcccctacccgcagcacaggcagttcccctgcactgccacactgaaatgggactcagtttaattggtttaacagccagatccctcctgccagctgttaaaccaattaaattgagctcCATTTCAGTGCAGTGGGGAAAAGACTGGGAGCTCGAGgagtgagcggcagcagcagcatgagctgcaaatggctccttaaaaacCCAGAcgtggcttggagctgcccagcaggCAACCCTTtgaaaaatctaatggtgacccatgttttgGTCCTGACCCATAGCTTGGGAATCTCTGAGTTAGAGTGTCAGTgatctggggatgcctggttctggggaagaGGTGTGGGATTGGGTTAAAGCCTCCCCACCaactgctgggagctgggaatgcctggctctgggggaggagggcattgGGTTGAGCAGTGGGGGGCTAGAGATACCTGGCCCTCAGGGAGgcgtgggggattgggttagagcagggaggcttgAGATGCCTGATTACTGGGGAGGGAATGTCTAAAATGTCCTGTAATGTTGTCTTTATCATTATGTTTTGTGTTCTATATATATCTGttgatagatggatagatagatagatggttCTTTGCATtttatccacagctattttgactGTTAGGCTTGGCATGTCCTataccttacagttgactgcagatatgcaattctagctacaacaatagtgtagctagaatcaacgtatctgcagttgactgtaaggtctgccctcactgaaggaggttgatgggagcttttctcctgtcaacctcccttattcctcatgagagCCAGAGGACAAGGGGTCAGGTGAGGACCCCAGAGAatcgatttcacacatctttaccagaaatgcaaaaatcaaactctgggagaTGAACTCTGAATGGTTCTATCTCCCactaagtgtagacaaacctttagtctctaactggttggccaccccggtaCAGGTGTAAACAATCTTTTGTCCACAGGACTGTTCTCCTGCCACAAAGCAAACtctgtcttaggctgtgtctaaattCACGAGAACtgccagcaaaagatacacacatTTTTCAACTCATTTatgtatctcctgccaacagttctacCACGAgatgcttttctgacatttggcccatccaaacagggccaaatgtcagaaaaaacccCTCTGTAGAGACATCTCTTCTGTCTTGTGGAACGAGGCATACAGGGATATCGACAGAATGCTTCTGGGAGATCTGCAGTTTGGATtcatgctctgttgacaaaacttctgttgaaagaagttttgtcgacagaagcctgcagtgtagacatagccttagagggtGGAAGTTTTATGTACTAACAGCTGCCTGGCTTCTAGGAATAcagctgtgttgacacagccagctgtgtagtgtagacaaagccccagTGATGaagaggagagaaagcaaaggaaaaagcaatgattacattttaaatatgacTCCTGGGTTTTCATGATGTACTAAATATTTCTTTTGTTGATCATTTGGGTTTTTGACAGATTTGTTCTAATGTTTCACATATACCCTGCCAAAGTTCCCACCTCATGCCTTACATATTCAAACTTAAGACTCTGGTTATATTTAAAGTTGCTGTGTCTCTCTCAAATGCTTTCTAGACTACCCAGCACACACCATGCAATCTTTCCAAATAATTCTTATATAAGAAGGCTGCATTCATTGTTGCTGGGGAGATTATTGTAAGATTTCTTAATAATCTCatcaataattttttaaaagtctatGACTGGTCAATGGTGGTCTTTGAGTCTCAGTCTTTAGTCTAGCAGAAGCATATTGCTGAAAAAATTATCTTGTCCTGTACACACAAAAAGAACTAGTAAAAATTGTATGATGTATAATCAttagtgtagtaacagagagtaagccgtgctagtctatacactatcaaaacaaaaagcagtcaagtaacactttaaagactagcaaaatagtttattaggtgagctttcgtgggacagaccgacttcttcagaccattctggtctggctatggtctgaagaagtgggtctgtcccacgaaagctcacctaataaactattttgctagtctttaaagtgttacttgactgctttttgttttaatcattagtgcatgtgtgtgtgtgtgtgtgtgtgtgcgtgtgtgtgttgtaCATAATTACCATGCCTGAGTATAagcacatacaaaaaaaaatccatcaattTCATTTACTTGGTATACTAACAATAGGTAGTAGGTGTCTGAATTTGCTTTGGTAATTAAAAGTCATTCTAAGCTGACAGCACCTGAATACTGAAAAGCCACCAGGACAATGAGCTAAATTAAAGTATATATCATAATTTATATACTGCTCCCTATGATTCCATTATGTTGCCTCATAAACCTACAAGACCAACAGGTAAGGCCCAACCCTACTCCCCAGGAAGCTGGGGATAACATGACCAatgtctacaccaggggtcagcaacttccAGCATAGGTGCCAAAGAGTGacacgtgaggtgggagctcagccccgtgcttcctcccacatgcagccgggagcttgctcaaagccatactgaCAGCGGcttcacaaaagaccagctaatgctaccaaccgccatttaaacggtaaagctctgcagcttaatttatttatgaattaagctgttctaagtaggactaatagtgacttcaaaaaatatcactggcacttggaccatacatagaagtccagaagtcaaattttggcactccgcctcagaaagatTTCTGACCGTTGGTCTACACCAATGGCTGGAGCAGTGCCCTGGCCATTTGTGTCCAGGGGTCAAAGATCCTTTTCTCCATTACACAGACTGGTGTTCAGAAAGTTCCCAGCATTGTGGCCCTTTGTGAGCAATTTTGCTTGTATGTCTGTAAACCTGCCAGCCCTTGGAGCACCAGGCAGGGTGACAGAAAAAAGAGGCACTTAGGTCCTGTCAATTGCCCTGatacagtttgggaaccccactGCGTAGTACTCAGTGGTCTCCTGAGCATTACCAAGCTTTCCACTCCAGTTCAACAGCACCCTTTCATGGCATCACACACCTGCGTGGCAATGGCCCCGGTCAGAGAACGCGTAAGACAGGATAAGTTCCCTGCAAAATTAGCTAATTGAGGCAATTTTATGCTACTAATTGCACATATTTTAAGCATGCAGATCAAGCCAAACTAGAAGTAAAGAGAAGAATTTAGACCAACCAAATTTTGAAAACagttgaaaaaacaaaaatcaaactaaAACCCTAATGACCCTGATGAGGCGGTTTCATAACATATGACCTTTTCATGCAGTAAACATCTTTTCTAAGGCCaaatagaataaataaaaagGTTTTTTTCTCAGTCTGCTCATTTTAAAAACACCTCCTTATCAGCAGATCAAATTGAAAAACCTTCACTAACTTAAGGGGGATGTgatagggcaggggttgggataGAGGTCCACAAGATCATGACTGatttggagaaaataaataaggaagtgctatttgcTCCTTCTCAAACACACAAGAATTAGGGgagcacaaaatgaaattaataggcagcagggattttttaaaaaaggaagtgttTTTTGCCACACTACAACATCAACCTGCAGAATTCATTGCCATAGGATGTTTGGAAGACAAGACTTTATgcaggcttcaaaaaagagctagataagttcttggaggatgggtccatccatggctattgACCAGGATGGACAGAGGTGGTATCTCTAACCTCTGTTTGCGAAAAACTAAGAACAGGCAACAGAGGTTGGATCACTttataattacctgttctgttcattccctttgggtcAACTGGCATTGGCTACCAACGGAAGATGGGATACTGAGCTTTTGACACTTGATCTgaaccagtgtggccattcttattttcATATGGTCTTATGAAGTCATTTAGTGAAAACTTACAGTCTAGGGGCTTAATCCCCAACCCATTCAAGTTACTAGACAgactgtcattgacttcaatgggttttggatcaggactAAAGTTTTGCCCACCTCATGTGTCAGCTGATGGTGTCCAATGCCACCAGGTAGTCCCGGGACATTTACATGGAGCACATCACAGGCCACTGCCAGTACCAAGAGAAGTAAGTGATCTGCTTCTCCAACAATACACACTACAGCCTCCCGACCCCACAGACCCTTCCCCTCTTATGGCCTGTGAACTTCAACTAAGAGAGGTCTGAGTAGTCTGTCCATGAAAGAGAGGCATGGCCAGTGTCTTTAACCATTTAAACCCCACAGGTTGTGTCTCCCCACAAGTGCTGGATCGCGAGAAACTCCTGACAATGACTGAGACTTCGATGAGGGACGTAGTCAGGGATAGCTCCTAGGGCCCTCCCTGATGGACTATAGACTCTGCCCCTAGTAAATTTTGCCTGGTCACCCACTGAGGAGGGACTCAGCAGGGGCcatatctttctttttcttccccgCTCCTCACTCTGCTTCCTTTTGCAGGTGCCAGAGGAGAAGACCAACGACACAGCAACTGACTGCAACCAGGACTGAAGACAGACGATCGTCAAGGGACACATTCAGTGACCTCCGGTGCCTCCCTGACAGACTCTGCTTTTCTAAAGCATCACTTGGACTCTCACCGAGGAGGGTCACTTTCCCCACCAAGGCCTTGCTCCCTTCTCAGGTAACAGAGGAGACCATTGCCAGGACAGCGACTGACTGCGACCGTGACAAAGACAGATGACCGACAAAGGAAATGACTGGGGATTGCTCTCATTGCTTCTCCTAACAGACTATTAAACACTGCTTTTATGACACTTGGACTCCCTCCACGGAGGGACATGGCCAGGACTTCAACCACTTTCCCCCTGAGGCCTTGCTTCCCTCTCAGGTGATAGAGGAGCTCGTCGCCAGGACTTCAACGGATGAAAGCCAGACAGAAGGACATGAGACGACCAACAAGGGACATGACTGAGGATGATGACAGACCATATTGGGGACTGATTAGAACAAGACTGAGTGACAAGAGACGCCCACTGAGGGACATGACTGGAGACAATGAGGGACCGTGTCTGGGGAAGCACTGGCTTTCATACCTGATGGACTGATCTATACTGGActgagctaattttttttttttaatcatagtACTTATTCCCAAGAGGGGCAAATTCCTTCAGTAAAGATATTGACTTATGTTGACAGGCTAAAAATCTACTATATGGATATTTGCCAAGGGACTACTTGTTGGCTTAAATGTAATCTTCCCACCACGTGTATCTAGGGCAAGGTGAGTTACAACGTATAATTGTTAACCAAGTTCAGTGCCtgttactgctgtaacccacctcTGTGCTGTGGATGACTTAAGTGTTTTATTTCTTACCCTATGCAATTTGGCTCTTCATTCATTGCAAACATTCGCTCAATAAAAATCTTCCCAGAATATCATTTTAGCTGCCTAACCTTCCCGACACCCCAATAATCCCATTTGGTCTTTCTGCTTCTGTTCTTACCCATTTTGGTGAATCAAATGTACTCTTCTAATTGTGCTCACTGAATCTTCTAGACAACTTTCTGTGGTCTGACTGGGGAAGTGGACTCCCCTCTCCTTTCACCCTTCTTGACTTCCAGCACTACATTAACCAACCACGTGGCACAGTTTGCTTGAGTGTTAGACACCATCTTATTCTACTCTGTATCCAAATGCTTCATTTTTGTGGTTTTTCTTTATAGCTAGCCCACTACAGCCTACACTAACATCCCCTACCGTTCAGTCCCtggccttttcttttctttctctttttctatctttgttttcttgttttatctCAATTCTTGTAATTTTCTACGTTTTTCTTGATAATTGTTAGCCAT contains:
- the SLN gene encoding sarcolipin — encoded protein: MDRSTQELFLNFMIVLITVLLMWILVKSYQD